A portion of the Rhinolophus sinicus isolate RSC01 linkage group LG16, ASM3656204v1, whole genome shotgun sequence genome contains these proteins:
- the ACAD8 gene encoding isobutyryl-CoA dehydrogenase, mitochondrial isoform X2 — MAEKGFQLYLYLVTCPETADGLNACVTHMTPEAASMGLNEEQKEFQKVAFDFAAQEMAPNMAEWDQKEVFPVEVMRKAAQLGFGGVYVRTDVGGSGLSRLDTSVIFEALATGCTSTTAYISIHNMCAWMIDTFGNEEQRHKFCPPLCTMQKFASYCLTEPGSGSDAASLLTSAKRQGDHYILNGSKAFISGGGESDIYVVMCRTGGPGPKGISCIVVEKGTPGLSFGKKEKKVGWNSQPTRAVIFEDCAVPVANRIGKEGQGFLIAMKGLNGGRINVASCSLGAAHASVILTRDHLNVRKQFGEPLASKQYLQFKLADMATRLVASRLLIRSAAMALQEEREDAVALCSMAKLFATDECFAICNQALQMHGGYGYLKDYAVQQYVRDSRVHQILEGSNEVMRMLISRSLLQE; from the exons CTTCCATGGGACtaaatgaagaacagaaagaatttcaaaaagtGGCCTTTGACTTTGCTGCCCAGGAGATGGCTCCAAATATGGCAGAGTGGGACCAGAAG GAAGTGTTTCCAGTGGAGGTGATGCGGAAGGCAGCCCAGCTCGGCTTTGGTGGGGTCTACGTACGAACAGATGTAGGTGGGTCTGGACTGTCACGGCTTGATACCTCTGTCATCTTTGAAGCCTTGGCTACAGGCTGCACCAGCACTACAGCCTATATAAGCATCCACAA CATGTGTGCCTGGATGATCGATACCTTTGGAAATGAGGAACAGAGGCACAAATTTTGCCCACCACTCTGTACCATGCAGAAGTTTGCTTCCTACTGCCTCACTGAGCCAG GAAGCGGGAGCGATGCTGCCTCCCTTTTGACCTCAGCTAAACGACAAGGAGATCATTACATCCTCAATGGCTCCAAG GCCTTCATCAGCGGTGGAGGTGAATCAGACATCTATGTAGTCATGTGCCGAACAGGAGGACCAGGCCCCAAAGGCATCTCATGCATAGTTGTTGAGAAGGGGACCCCTGGCCTGAGCTttggcaaaaaggaaaagaag GTGGGGTGGAACTCACAGCCAACCCGAGCCGTGATCTTTGAAGACTGTGCTGTCCCTGTGGCCAACAGAATTGGAAAGGAGGGGCAGGGCTTCCTCATCGCCATGAAAGGACTGAACGGAGGGAGGATCAATGTTG CTTCCTGTTCTCTGGGGGCTGCTCATGCTTCAGTCATCCTCACGCGAGACCACCTCAATGTCCGGAAGCAGTTTGGAGAGCCTCTGGCCAGTAAGCAG TACCTGCAATTCAAACTGGCCGATATGGCGACAAGGCTGGTGGCCTCACGACTGCTGATCCGCAGTGCGGCCATGGCTCTGCAGGAGGAGCGGGAAGATGCAGTGGCCCTGTGCTCCATGGCCAAGCTCTTTGCCACCGATGAATGTTTTGCT ATCTGCAACCAGGCCCTGCAGATGCACGGAGGCTATGGCTACCTGAAGGACTATGCTGTGCAGCAGTATGTGCGCGACTCCAGGGTCCATCAAATCCTAGAAG GCAGCAATGAAGTGATGAGGATGCTGATCTCGCGTAGCCTGCTTCAGGAGTAG
- the ACAD8 gene encoding isobutyryl-CoA dehydrogenase, mitochondrial isoform X1, translating to MLRRGCQRLGAQLCCTRRGLRASDSGHRNLVSCIDPSMGLNEEQKEFQKVAFDFAAQEMAPNMAEWDQKEVFPVEVMRKAAQLGFGGVYVRTDVGGSGLSRLDTSVIFEALATGCTSTTAYISIHNMCAWMIDTFGNEEQRHKFCPPLCTMQKFASYCLTEPGSGSDAASLLTSAKRQGDHYILNGSKAFISGGGESDIYVVMCRTGGPGPKGISCIVVEKGTPGLSFGKKEKKVGWNSQPTRAVIFEDCAVPVANRIGKEGQGFLIAMKGLNGGRINVASCSLGAAHASVILTRDHLNVRKQFGEPLASKQYLQFKLADMATRLVASRLLIRSAAMALQEEREDAVALCSMAKLFATDECFAICNQALQMHGGYGYLKDYAVQQYVRDSRVHQILEGSNEVMRMLISRSLLQE from the exons ATGTTGCGGAGAGGCTGCCAGCGTCTCGGAGCGCAGCTCTGCTGCACGCGCCGTGGTCTCCGGGCTTCCGACAGCGGCCACCGGAACTTGGTCTCCTGCATCGATC CTTCCATGGGACtaaatgaagaacagaaagaatttcaaaaagtGGCCTTTGACTTTGCTGCCCAGGAGATGGCTCCAAATATGGCAGAGTGGGACCAGAAG GAAGTGTTTCCAGTGGAGGTGATGCGGAAGGCAGCCCAGCTCGGCTTTGGTGGGGTCTACGTACGAACAGATGTAGGTGGGTCTGGACTGTCACGGCTTGATACCTCTGTCATCTTTGAAGCCTTGGCTACAGGCTGCACCAGCACTACAGCCTATATAAGCATCCACAA CATGTGTGCCTGGATGATCGATACCTTTGGAAATGAGGAACAGAGGCACAAATTTTGCCCACCACTCTGTACCATGCAGAAGTTTGCTTCCTACTGCCTCACTGAGCCAG GAAGCGGGAGCGATGCTGCCTCCCTTTTGACCTCAGCTAAACGACAAGGAGATCATTACATCCTCAATGGCTCCAAG GCCTTCATCAGCGGTGGAGGTGAATCAGACATCTATGTAGTCATGTGCCGAACAGGAGGACCAGGCCCCAAAGGCATCTCATGCATAGTTGTTGAGAAGGGGACCCCTGGCCTGAGCTttggcaaaaaggaaaagaag GTGGGGTGGAACTCACAGCCAACCCGAGCCGTGATCTTTGAAGACTGTGCTGTCCCTGTGGCCAACAGAATTGGAAAGGAGGGGCAGGGCTTCCTCATCGCCATGAAAGGACTGAACGGAGGGAGGATCAATGTTG CTTCCTGTTCTCTGGGGGCTGCTCATGCTTCAGTCATCCTCACGCGAGACCACCTCAATGTCCGGAAGCAGTTTGGAGAGCCTCTGGCCAGTAAGCAG TACCTGCAATTCAAACTGGCCGATATGGCGACAAGGCTGGTGGCCTCACGACTGCTGATCCGCAGTGCGGCCATGGCTCTGCAGGAGGAGCGGGAAGATGCAGTGGCCCTGTGCTCCATGGCCAAGCTCTTTGCCACCGATGAATGTTTTGCT ATCTGCAACCAGGCCCTGCAGATGCACGGAGGCTATGGCTACCTGAAGGACTATGCTGTGCAGCAGTATGTGCGCGACTCCAGGGTCCATCAAATCCTAGAAG GCAGCAATGAAGTGATGAGGATGCTGATCTCGCGTAGCCTGCTTCAGGAGTAG